The sequence below is a genomic window from bacterium.
TAATTGAGACGCAATCGCAATTATATTTTAAAAAATTTTAAGTATTGGAATCCTTATTACACATCTTACAATACCCTTTAATGCCTAACCTATGTTCTACAGGTTCAAACCCATACTTTTTGCAAATTTCATCTTGCAATCTTTCAATCTGCTCTTCCTTAAATTCAATGACCTTACCGCATCTTATACAGAGCAGGTGGTCATGATGGTCATGTCCAAAGGTATGTTCATAAGTCGCCCTACCATGGCAATGGAAAGCCTCTTTAACTAGATTACTTTCAACTAATAAAGGAAGGGTTCTATAGATAGTAGCCCTTGAGATACGTTCGTC
It includes:
- a CDS encoding transcriptional repressor; translated protein: MMTKEKIFKDYLRQKGLKFTQERGVVLEEVFSTHKHFDVDELYDRLRKRDERISRATIYRTLPLLVESNLVKEAFHCHGRATYEHTFGHDHHDHLLCIRCGKVIEFKEEQIERLQDEICKKYGFEPVEHRLGIKGYCKMCNKDSNT